A window of Cellulomonas fimi contains these coding sequences:
- a CDS encoding 1-acyl-sn-glycerol-3-phosphate acyltransferase, translating into MTWRLPPRWVRRIVLAPAVVAVAVLLVPTSLMLVLLVLGAVTWALPGRLRVPRALWMASFYVLWDAVCLVALLGLWIGSGFGWAIHRPSYERAHYRLARRMLQVLFWQVRWTLRLRIDIVDADLGTVLTGQPIVVASRHAGPGDSFILVHALLNWFDREPRIVLKDTLQWDPAIDVLLNRLPTQFITPRKARRHGAPGLAAAVGDLAEGLGPRGALVIFPEGGNFTPRRRRARIDALRRDGRAELAVQAEQMTNVMAPHAGGVLSALDEAPDAGVVFVGHTGLDRLVTVHDIWRELPMDKRIVMKGWSVAPADVPRDRDTAEEWLFASWLRIDEWIEAHEPPSDGTPGGGAAPAGGTPVGGQAASST; encoded by the coding sequence ATGACCTGGCGGCTGCCGCCGCGGTGGGTCCGACGGATCGTGCTCGCGCCGGCGGTCGTCGCCGTCGCGGTGCTGCTCGTCCCCACGAGCCTCATGCTCGTCCTGCTGGTGCTCGGGGCCGTGACGTGGGCGCTGCCCGGGCGGCTGCGCGTGCCGCGCGCGCTGTGGATGGCGAGCTTCTACGTCCTGTGGGACGCCGTCTGCCTGGTCGCGCTCCTCGGGCTGTGGATCGGGTCGGGGTTCGGGTGGGCGATCCACCGGCCGTCGTACGAGCGCGCGCACTACCGGCTGGCCCGGCGCATGCTGCAGGTCCTGTTCTGGCAGGTGCGGTGGACGCTGCGGCTGCGCATCGACATCGTCGACGCCGACCTCGGGACGGTCCTGACCGGGCAGCCGATCGTCGTCGCGAGCCGGCACGCCGGCCCGGGGGACTCGTTCATCCTGGTCCACGCGCTGCTCAACTGGTTCGACCGTGAGCCGCGGATCGTCCTCAAGGACACGCTGCAGTGGGACCCCGCGATCGACGTGCTGCTCAACCGTCTGCCCACGCAGTTCATCACCCCGCGCAAGGCCCGCCGTCACGGTGCGCCCGGCCTGGCCGCGGCCGTCGGCGACCTCGCCGAGGGGCTCGGTCCGCGCGGTGCGCTCGTGATCTTCCCCGAGGGTGGCAACTTCACGCCGCGGCGGCGGCGCGCCCGCATCGACGCGCTGCGCCGCGACGGTCGCGCCGAGCTCGCCGTGCAGGCCGAGCAGATGACGAACGTGATGGCACCGCACGCCGGTGGCGTGCTGTCGGCCCTCGACGAGGCGCCCGACGCGGGCGTCGTGTTCGTCGGCCACACCGGCCTCGACCGGCTCGTCACCGTGCACGACATCTGGCGTGAGCTGCCCATGGACAAGCGCATCGTCATGAAGGGGTGGAGCGTCGCGCCCGCGGACGTGCCGCGCGACCGGGACACCGCCGAGGAGTGGCTGTTCGCGTCGTGGCTGCGCATCGACGAGTGGATCGAGGCGCACGAGCCGCCGTCCGACGGGACGCCCGGCGGCGGTGCGGCACCGGCGGGCGGGACGCCGGTGGGCGGTCAGGCGGCGTCGAGCACGTAG
- a CDS encoding methyltransferase domain-containing protein, producing the protein MLLDEAVQVLAPRRAPVDVAGRDDALAVRVDGPLADVLRLRTAVAAYVSLHFDVPRPRSLTSGDHLARIVDAVYASLRVAGSSSFRFEAAGADSAVFARLADLVHEATGLQHDAADGQLVIRVRRGARTPDRTADRTAGRPTGRSASRATDVDPGWDVLVRVGPRPLSARTWRVVDYPGALNATIAAAMVRLGEVRDEDRVLNLMCGSGTLLVERLLAGPAASAVGVDVSPDALDAARANLAAARVRATLTTADVLTATPGDDGAWAAAGFDLVLVDPPWSGLHGDHASAVDVHAGVLRAARAAAAPGARCVVVTHEVKVMERCLRDASALWSVRETLRVFAKGHHPRVYVLDAA; encoded by the coding sequence GTGCTGCTCGACGAGGCCGTCCAGGTCCTCGCGCCGCGACGCGCGCCCGTCGACGTCGCCGGACGCGACGACGCGCTCGCCGTCCGGGTCGACGGCCCGCTCGCCGACGTGCTCCGGCTGCGCACCGCCGTCGCCGCGTACGTGTCGCTGCACTTCGACGTCCCCCGACCGCGGTCGCTGACCAGCGGCGACCACCTCGCGCGGATCGTCGACGCCGTCTACGCGTCGCTGCGGGTGGCCGGCTCGTCGTCGTTCCGGTTCGAGGCGGCGGGCGCCGACTCCGCGGTGTTCGCGCGCCTCGCCGACCTGGTCCACGAGGCGACCGGCCTGCAGCACGACGCGGCGGACGGTCAGCTGGTCATCCGCGTCCGTCGTGGCGCCCGGACTCCCGACCGCACCGCCGACCGCACCGCCGGCCGTCCGACCGGCCGCTCCGCGAGCCGCGCGACCGACGTCGACCCCGGCTGGGACGTGCTCGTCCGCGTCGGGCCACGCCCGCTGTCCGCCCGGACGTGGCGCGTGGTCGACTACCCCGGCGCGCTCAACGCGACGATCGCCGCGGCGATGGTCCGACTCGGCGAGGTCCGGGACGAGGACCGCGTGCTCAACCTCATGTGCGGCTCGGGCACGCTGCTCGTCGAGCGCCTGCTCGCGGGCCCGGCCGCGTCCGCCGTGGGCGTCGACGTCTCCCCTGACGCCCTCGACGCGGCCCGCGCCAACCTCGCCGCCGCACGCGTCCGCGCGACGCTCACCACCGCGGACGTCCTCACGGCCACGCCCGGCGACGACGGCGCGTGGGCGGCCGCCGGGTTCGACCTCGTGCTCGTCGACCCGCCGTGGAGCGGGTTGCACGGCGACCACGCCTCGGCGGTGGACGTCCACGCCGGGGTGCTCCGGGCGGCCCGCGCGGCCGCCGCCCCCGGGGCGCGGTGCGTCGTCGTGACGCACGAGGTCAAGGTCATGGAGCGCTGCCTGCGGGACGCGTCCGCTCTGTGGTCCGTCCGCGAGACGCTCCGGGTGTTCGCCAAGGGCCACCACCCGCGCGTCTACGTGCTCGACGCCGCCTGA
- a CDS encoding DinB family protein, with protein sequence MTSEPTTEPADAQPAPAIEPDTKDWTWVLREPCPECGFSAADVDVHAIGGTVRDLTPRWISALNREDARVRPAPHVWSVLEYGAHVRDVLRVFDGRLQLMLEQDDPLFENWDQDATALEDRYDLQDPVVVADELADAADVIADRFDAVREEQVERPGRRSNGSVFTVRTLGQYFVHDVVHHLHDVRA encoded by the coding sequence ATGACGAGCGAGCCGACGACCGAACCCGCCGACGCCCAGCCCGCCCCGGCGATCGAGCCGGACACCAAGGACTGGACGTGGGTGCTGCGCGAGCCGTGCCCCGAGTGCGGGTTCTCCGCCGCGGACGTCGACGTGCACGCGATCGGCGGCACCGTCCGCGACCTGACCCCGCGCTGGATCTCGGCGCTCAACCGCGAGGACGCGCGCGTCCGGCCCGCGCCGCACGTGTGGAGCGTGCTGGAGTACGGGGCACACGTGCGCGACGTGCTGCGGGTGTTCGACGGCCGGCTGCAGCTCATGCTCGAGCAGGACGACCCGCTGTTCGAGAACTGGGACCAGGACGCGACCGCGCTCGAGGACCGGTACGACCTGCAGGACCCGGTCGTCGTCGCGGACGAGCTCGCCGACGCCGCCGACGTGATCGCGGACCGGTTCGACGCGGTGCGCGAGGAGCAGGTGGAGCGTCCCGGTCGCCGGTCGAACGGCTCGGTGTTCACCGTCCGCACGCTCGGCCAGTACTTCGTGCACGACGTCGTGCACCACCTGCACGACGTGCGCGCCTGA
- a CDS encoding transcriptional regulator, with amino-acid sequence MSQHDSVRVAHEHFVTTGRLAGQHVRRLVADSWRRSARSGVDPEVPAPPVDMAGRTLTSYRRAHPLAAAMPVVRDLLVRPGAGAGWITALTDDAGRLLWVEGDRDVRRRVEGVGFVEGAVWSEDRAGTNAPGVALVTERPAQVVGTEHYARTVHPWNCTAAPVRAPSGQVLGVLDVTGGPVVATAVMMSLVRATVAAVEAELARTAVAPVLQLPSERAVTAITGGPRSAAGARLRVLGPAVPTLHLDGRDVRLTLRHAEILLLLAQHPAGLTADELAVQLSDDVLSDVTVRAEVSRLRRVVGPLLSSSRPYRLTVPVRSDADTVRGLLEVGDVVAALANHPGVVLPRSVAPGVERIREDLRADLRAAVLASPEEGAVSRWVSSDDGADDWQAWQRLAVLAPRGTPAHVQARGRLDLLARRLTDRAG; translated from the coding sequence ATGTCGCAGCACGACTCCGTGCGTGTCGCCCACGAGCACTTCGTCACGACCGGGCGGCTCGCCGGGCAGCACGTCCGACGCCTCGTCGCGGACTCGTGGCGGCGCAGCGCGCGCAGCGGCGTCGATCCCGAGGTCCCCGCGCCGCCCGTCGACATGGCCGGGCGCACCCTCACGTCCTACCGCCGCGCGCACCCGCTCGCCGCCGCGATGCCCGTGGTCCGCGACCTCCTGGTCCGTCCCGGCGCCGGCGCGGGGTGGATCACCGCGCTCACCGACGACGCGGGCCGGCTGCTGTGGGTCGAGGGCGACCGGGACGTGCGCCGCAGGGTCGAGGGCGTGGGGTTCGTCGAGGGCGCCGTGTGGAGCGAGGACCGTGCCGGCACGAACGCACCGGGCGTCGCGCTCGTCACCGAGCGGCCCGCGCAGGTCGTCGGGACGGAGCACTACGCGCGCACGGTGCACCCGTGGAACTGCACGGCGGCGCCCGTGCGCGCCCCGTCCGGGCAGGTGCTCGGCGTGCTCGACGTGACCGGCGGGCCCGTCGTCGCGACCGCCGTGATGATGTCGCTGGTCCGGGCCACCGTCGCGGCCGTCGAGGCGGAGCTCGCGCGCACCGCCGTCGCCCCCGTGCTCCAGCTGCCGTCCGAGCGCGCCGTCACCGCCATCACGGGCGGCCCCCGGTCCGCAGCGGGCGCGCGGCTGCGTGTCCTCGGCCCGGCCGTCCCGACGCTCCACCTCGACGGCCGCGACGTGCGCCTCACGCTGCGGCACGCCGAGATCCTGCTGCTCCTCGCCCAGCACCCCGCGGGGCTCACGGCCGACGAGCTCGCCGTGCAGCTCTCCGACGACGTGCTGTCCGACGTCACCGTCCGGGCCGAGGTGTCACGGCTGCGACGCGTCGTCGGACCCCTCCTGTCGTCGTCGCGCCCCTACCGGCTGACCGTGCCGGTCCGTTCCGACGCCGACACCGTGCGCGGGCTGCTCGAGGTCGGGGACGTCGTCGCCGCGCTCGCCAACCACCCCGGCGTCGTCCTGCCGCGGTCCGTCGCGCCCGGCGTCGAGCGCATCCGCGAGGACCTGCGCGCCGACCTGCGGGCCGCCGTGCTGGCCAGCCCCGAGGAGGGTGCGGTGTCGCGGTGGGTGTCGTCCGACGACGGTGCCGACGACTGGCAGGCGTGGCAGCGGCTCGCGGTCCTCGCGCCGCGCGGCACGCCCGCGCACGTCCAGGCCCGCGGCCGCCTCGACCTCCTGGCCCGCCGCCTCACCGACCGCGCCGGCTGA
- a CDS encoding DUF779 domain-containing protein has translation MGLPERVAATDAALDMLRTLRAQHGELMIHQSGGCCDGSSPMCYPAGDLITGDVDVHLGDLDLGDGAAVPVWMTRAQYEYWKHTHLTIDLVPGRGAGFSLEAPEGVRFLLRSRVLTDAEYEELHAAGVV, from the coding sequence ATGGGACTGCCGGAGCGGGTCGCGGCCACCGACGCCGCGCTCGACATGCTGCGGACGCTGCGCGCGCAGCACGGCGAGCTGATGATCCACCAGTCGGGCGGGTGCTGCGACGGGTCGTCGCCGATGTGCTACCCGGCGGGCGACCTCATCACGGGCGACGTCGACGTGCACCTCGGCGACCTCGACCTGGGCGACGGGGCGGCCGTGCCGGTGTGGATGACGCGCGCGCAGTACGAGTACTGGAAGCACACGCACCTGACGATCGACCTGGTGCCGGGCCGCGGCGCGGGGTTCTCGCTCGAGGCGCCCGAGGGTGTGCGGTTCCTGCTGCGGTCACGCGTGCTGACGGACGCCGAGTACGAGGAGCTGCACGCCGCGGGGGTGGTCTGA
- a CDS encoding TetR/AcrR family transcriptional regulator, with amino-acid sequence MPKIIGGSLHEHREQTRSKLFAALSALMAERGFDAITLAEIAQAAGVGRTAVYNHFPDKEALLLGFITHETEQYTATLQRSLDDIEDPVEQLRTYVRQQASLTRVYHVAPGPELRSVLSRSAQQRVREHVVVVEQILRRILAAGIETGVFPDQDVDTIVPLVNACLSGRGVPERGAERERAIEQTETFVLRAVGALTPVPA; translated from the coding sequence ATGCCCAAGATCATCGGCGGGTCGCTGCACGAGCACCGCGAGCAGACGCGCAGCAAGCTCTTCGCCGCGCTGTCCGCCCTCATGGCCGAGCGCGGCTTCGACGCCATCACGCTCGCCGAGATCGCGCAGGCCGCCGGCGTCGGACGCACCGCCGTCTACAACCACTTCCCCGACAAGGAGGCGCTGCTGCTCGGGTTCATCACCCACGAGACCGAGCAGTACACCGCCACCCTGCAGCGCTCGCTCGACGACATCGAGGACCCCGTCGAGCAGCTGCGCACCTACGTCCGCCAGCAGGCGTCGCTGACGCGCGTCTACCACGTCGCCCCCGGGCCCGAGCTGCGCTCCGTGCTGTCCCGGAGCGCGCAGCAGCGGGTCCGCGAGCACGTCGTCGTCGTCGAGCAGATCCTGCGGCGCATCCTCGCCGCGGGTATCGAGACGGGCGTCTTCCCCGACCAGGACGTCGACACGATCGTGCCGCTCGTCAACGCGTGCCTCTCCGGCCGCGGCGTGCCCGAGCGCGGCGCCGAGCGCGAGCGCGCGATCGAGCAGACCGAGACGTTCGTGCTGCGCGCGGTCGGCGCCCTCACGCCCGTCCCCGCCTGA
- a CDS encoding patatin-like phospholipase family protein — translation MTVGFVLGGGGVRGAVQVGMLQALFEAGIRPDTVVGTSIGAINGAAVAADPTPAVVERLVEAWASPAASAVYGDSWPKQLRRLARSRTHLNDPAPLRALLEDMLGADLAFEDLTVPLAVAAASIERTAEQWFDHGPVIPAVLASSSVPGILPPTTIGDEHYVDGGIVNSIPLGEAVDRGATTVYVLQVGRIEEAVVVPEKPSEVARVSFEIARRHRFTREIERVPDGVTVHVLPSGGPAPGDERLGSYRRMDATRRRIDAAREATRAYLAARS, via the coding sequence ATGACGGTCGGGTTCGTGCTGGGCGGCGGCGGCGTGCGGGGCGCCGTGCAGGTCGGCATGCTCCAGGCGCTGTTCGAGGCGGGCATCCGGCCCGACACCGTCGTCGGCACGTCGATCGGGGCGATCAACGGTGCGGCCGTCGCCGCGGACCCGACGCCCGCGGTCGTCGAGCGGCTCGTCGAGGCGTGGGCGTCACCGGCCGCGTCGGCCGTCTACGGCGACTCCTGGCCGAAGCAGCTGCGCCGCCTCGCGCGGTCGCGCACGCACCTCAACGACCCCGCGCCGCTGCGCGCGCTGCTCGAGGACATGCTGGGCGCCGACCTCGCGTTCGAGGACCTCACGGTGCCGCTCGCGGTCGCCGCGGCGAGCATCGAGCGGACCGCGGAGCAGTGGTTCGACCACGGGCCCGTCATCCCGGCGGTGCTCGCGTCGTCGTCCGTCCCGGGCATCCTGCCCCCGACCACGATCGGCGACGAGCACTACGTCGACGGCGGCATCGTGAACTCCATCCCGCTCGGCGAGGCCGTGGACCGCGGTGCGACGACGGTGTACGTGCTCCAGGTCGGACGGATCGAGGAGGCGGTCGTGGTGCCGGAGAAGCCGAGCGAGGTGGCGCGCGTGAGCTTCGAGATCGCGCGCCGGCACCGCTTCACGCGCGAGATCGAGCGGGTGCCCGACGGCGTCACGGTGCACGTCCTGCCCAGCGGCGGGCCGGCGCCGGGCGACGAGCGGCTCGGGTCGTACCGGCGGATGGACGCGACCCGTCGACGCATCGACGCCGCCCGCGAGGCGACGCGCGCGTACCTGGCGGCCCGGTCATGA
- the exaC gene encoding acetaldehyde dehydrogenase ExaC, which translates to MTVYAPPGQPGSLISYRDRYDHWIGGEFVAPASGRYFENPSPVTGRTFTEVGRGDADDIERALDAAHGAARSWGRTTATERAVILNKIADRMEQNLEMLAAAEAWENGKPVRETLAFDIPLAIDHFRYFAGAIRAQEGSISEIDGDTIAYHFHEPLGVVAQIIPWNFPILMATWKLAPALAAGNAVVLKPAEQTPASILLLMELIGDLLPAGVVNVVNGFGVEAGKPLASSPRVRKVAFTGETTTGRLIMQYASQNIIPVTLELGGKSPNIFFEDVAREKDGFYEKALEGFAMFALNQGEVCTCPSRALIQESIYDEFLEAAKARTENLRQGDPLDTDTQVGAQASNDQLEKILSYLDIGRAEGARVVTGGHRAELAGDLSGGYYVTPTIFEGKNSMRVFQEEIFGPVVAVTAFSDYEDAISIANDTLYGLGAGVWSREAAIQYRAGRDIEAGRVWTNCYHAYPAAAAFGGYKGSGVGRENHKMMLDHYQQTKNLLVSYTQESLGLF; encoded by the coding sequence ATGACCGTCTACGCGCCGCCGGGACAGCCCGGCAGCCTCATCTCCTACCGCGACCGCTACGACCACTGGATCGGCGGCGAGTTCGTCGCGCCCGCGTCGGGCCGCTACTTCGAGAACCCCAGCCCGGTGACGGGCCGGACGTTCACCGAGGTCGGCCGGGGCGACGCCGACGACATCGAGCGTGCGCTCGACGCCGCGCACGGCGCCGCGCGCTCGTGGGGGAGGACGACCGCGACGGAGCGGGCCGTCATCCTCAACAAGATCGCGGACCGCATGGAGCAGAACCTCGAGATGCTCGCGGCGGCCGAGGCGTGGGAGAACGGCAAGCCGGTGCGCGAGACGCTCGCGTTCGACATCCCGCTGGCCATCGACCACTTCCGCTACTTCGCGGGCGCGATCCGCGCGCAGGAGGGGTCGATCTCGGAGATCGACGGCGACACGATCGCCTACCACTTCCACGAGCCGCTGGGCGTGGTCGCGCAGATCATCCCGTGGAACTTCCCGATCCTCATGGCGACGTGGAAGCTCGCCCCGGCGCTCGCGGCGGGCAACGCCGTGGTGCTCAAGCCGGCCGAGCAGACGCCCGCGTCGATCCTGCTGCTCATGGAGCTGATCGGGGACCTGCTCCCGGCGGGGGTCGTCAACGTCGTCAACGGGTTCGGGGTCGAGGCGGGCAAGCCGCTCGCGTCGTCGCCGCGGGTCCGCAAGGTCGCGTTCACGGGCGAGACCACGACGGGCCGCCTGATCATGCAGTACGCGAGCCAGAACATCATCCCGGTGACGCTCGAGCTCGGCGGCAAGAGCCCGAACATCTTCTTCGAGGACGTCGCGCGCGAGAAGGACGGCTTCTACGAGAAGGCGCTCGAGGGCTTCGCGATGTTCGCGCTCAACCAGGGCGAGGTGTGCACGTGCCCGTCGCGCGCGCTCATCCAGGAGTCGATCTACGACGAGTTCCTGGAGGCCGCGAAGGCCCGCACGGAGAACCTCCGCCAGGGCGACCCGCTCGACACCGACACGCAGGTCGGCGCGCAGGCGTCGAACGACCAGCTCGAGAAGATCCTGTCCTACCTGGACATCGGCCGCGCGGAGGGGGCGCGGGTGGTGACGGGCGGGCACCGGGCGGAGCTGGCGGGCGACCTGTCGGGCGGGTACTACGTGACGCCGACGATCTTCGAGGGGAAGAACTCCATGCGGGTCTTCCAGGAGGAGATCTTCGGCCCGGTCGTGGCGGTGACGGCGTTCTCGGACTACGAGGACGCGATCTCGATCGCCAACGACACCCTGTACGGCCTCGGTGCCGGCGTCTGGTCCCGCGAGGCGGCGATCCAGTACCGCGCCGGTCGTGACATCGAGGCGGGCCGCGTCTGGACGAACTGCTACCACGCGTACCCCGCGGCGGCGGCGTTCGGCGGCTACAAGGGCTCGGGCGTCGGCCGCGAGAACCACAAGATGATGCTGGACCACTACCAGCAGACGAAGAACCTCCTGGTGTCCTACACGCAGGAGTCGCTCGGGCTGTTCTGA